From Dermochelys coriacea isolate rDerCor1 chromosome 23, rDerCor1.pri.v4, whole genome shotgun sequence, one genomic window encodes:
- the LOC119847415 gene encoding gastrula zinc finger protein XlCGF7.1-like, translating into MAKWEDLWVPSFQDFTERKLSKDTHTADDEIASESEEDDSPQPEGPEKVEPHGTLSRRSKSNVSQSQQSSEKQPQKPEGKRLDKSAPQERALGKQQRIHKGEVPNACLECGKVFGRKSHLIRHQRTHRREKPTICNECGKSFSRSSTLIEHQRTHTGEKPYKCTECGKSFSQSSHLITHQRIHTGEKPYQCTICGKRFHQNSHLLTHQRTHTGEKPYQCTQCWERFSRSYTLTRHQRSHTGERPYQCPDCGKCFSLNSTLLSHQRTHTGEKPYKCSKCGKSFTRSSTLVQHQRTHIGDKIYTCPCCNKVACSSLFF; encoded by the coding sequence CAGATGATGAGATTGCAAGTGAGAGTGAAGAGGATGACAGTCCTCAGCCGGAAGGGCCTGAGAAAGTGGAGCCTCATGGGACTTTATCAAGAAGATCCAAATCGAACGTTTCCCAGAGTCAGCAGAGCTCAGAAAAGCAGCCGCAAAAGCCTGAAGGGAAGAGACTGGATAAGTCTGCTCCCCAAGAGAGAGCTTTGGGAAAGCAGCAGAGAATCCACAAAGGGGAGGTGCCAAATGCATGTCTGGAGTGTGGGAAGGTCTTTGGCCGGAAATCACATCTCATTAGACACCAGAGAACTCACCGGCGAGAGAAGCCGACCATTTGTAAtgagtgcgggaagagcttcagtcGCAGCTCAACCCTCATTGAGCACCAGAGAACCCACACGGGCGAAAAGCCCTACAAATGCACtgagtgtgggaagagcttcagccagagctcccacCTCATCACgcaccagaggatccacacaggcgAAAAGCCCTACCAGTGCACCATATGCGGGAAGCGCTTCCACCAGAACTCGCATCTCCTGACCCACCAGAGAACCCACACGGGTGAGAAGCCCTACCAGTGTACCCAGTGCTGGGAGCGCTTCAGCCGCAGTTACACCCTAACCAGACATCAGCGGAGCCACACCGGGGAGCGACCCTATCAATGCCCTGACTGTGGCAAATGCTTCAGCCTCAACTCCACCCTCCTCAGCCACCAGAGAACACACACGGGCGAGAAGCCctacaaatgctctaagtgcggTAAGAGCTTCACGCGGAGCTCCACACTCGTCCAGCACCAGAGAACGCACATAGGGGACAAGATCTATACATGCCCCTGCTGCAACAAGGTGGCCTGCTCTAGCCTGTTCTTCTGA